A genomic window from Massilia sp. METH4 includes:
- a CDS encoding fatty acid desaturase, whose amino-acid sequence MTDHVSSAPAAAHDAAHGAAQSAARTPAWYRSPLARDELAALSRRSNLRGWLQAGGHLLLLLATGTLTLALFRHGHYAAALVALLVHGGCYGFLGWAGAGHELSHRTVFASRRLNDAFLALFAFLTWNNPVYFRASHARHHQKTVHDGEDFEVRLPQTTRRGDWLWACTFNVPAMVRAVRIVVENSRDVVKGPAGQLLFADRAGAPRRDLVRTARRTLGGHIVLAAGFLATGNWELLLLVTLAPFVGDWPSKLLALAQHYGMEPNVADFRRNSRTVLLHPACAWLYWQMNYHIEHHMYPAVPFHQLGRLRDAIANDLPAPTVGLRGIVAEIRSGRLARASLPGAPRRFSEQRD is encoded by the coding sequence ATGACCGACCACGTCTCATCCGCCCCAGCGGCAGCCCACGATGCGGCCCACGGCGCGGCCCAAAGCGCGGCCCGTACGCCGGCCTGGTACCGCTCGCCGCTCGCGCGCGACGAACTGGCCGCGCTCAGCCGGCGCAGCAACCTGCGCGGCTGGTTGCAGGCGGGCGGCCATCTGCTGCTGTTGCTGGCCACGGGCACGCTCACGCTCGCGCTGTTCCGCCACGGCCACTACGCGGCGGCGCTCGTGGCGCTGCTCGTGCATGGCGGCTGCTACGGCTTCCTCGGCTGGGCCGGGGCCGGCCATGAACTGAGCCACCGCACGGTGTTCGCGAGCCGGCGCCTGAACGATGCCTTCCTCGCGCTGTTCGCGTTCCTGACCTGGAACAATCCGGTGTACTTCCGCGCCAGCCATGCGCGCCATCACCAGAAGACGGTCCATGACGGCGAGGATTTCGAAGTGCGGCTGCCGCAGACCACGCGCCGGGGCGACTGGCTCTGGGCTTGCACGTTCAACGTGCCGGCGATGGTGCGCGCCGTGCGCATCGTGGTCGAGAACAGCCGCGACGTGGTGAAGGGGCCGGCCGGGCAATTGCTGTTCGCCGACCGGGCCGGCGCCCCGCGCCGCGACCTCGTGCGCACGGCCCGGCGCACGCTCGGCGGCCACATCGTGCTCGCGGCGGGTTTCCTTGCCACGGGCAACTGGGAGCTGCTGCTGCTGGTGACGCTGGCGCCCTTCGTGGGCGACTGGCCGAGCAAGCTGCTGGCGCTGGCGCAGCATTACGGCATGGAGCCGAACGTCGCCGATTTTCGCCGCAACAGCCGCACCGTGCTGCTGCACCCGGCGTGCGCCTGGCTGTACTGGCAGATGAATTACCACATCGAGCATCATATGTATCCGGCGGTGCCGTTTCACCAGCTCGGGCGCCTGCGCGACGCCATCGCGAACGACCTGCCGGCGCCGACCGTGGGCCTGCGCGGCATCGTGGCCGAGATCCGGTCCGGCCGGCTGGCGCGTGCCTCGCTGCCCGGCGCCCCGCGCAGATTTTCCGAACAACGCGACTGA
- a CDS encoding acyl carrier protein — MNEPIRQRILALLQRKGGLPPGFTDDTDYIDEGIVDSLAIVKFIVDLEKAFDIELTDEDIESPAFRTVAGLTALVGGKRPNAPL; from the coding sequence TTGAACGAGCCGATTCGCCAGCGCATCCTGGCGCTACTGCAACGCAAGGGCGGCCTGCCGCCCGGCTTTACCGACGACACCGACTATATCGATGAAGGCATCGTGGATTCGCTCGCCATCGTCAAGTTCATCGTCGACCTGGAAAAGGCGTTCGACATCGAATTGACGGACGAAGACATCGAATCGCCGGCCTTCCGCACCGTGGCGGGCCTGACGGCGCTCGTCGGCGGCAAGCGCCCCAATGCCCCCCTATGA
- a CDS encoding class I adenylate-forming enzyme family protein produces the protein MSINDSRVAPPFFAHAAAHPDKLAIWCDGRTATYAGLSALVRRWSYALAERGVQPGEQIGVLLPNSIEFAALLVVAADLGASLVPLNTSLTPDAVRRAFAATEVRHLVAGAGQLEALAEGSAQPAVPGLQVSVDAAVPGAVTLDELIAAVAADVPPRDLGKPEHALILTMTSGSTGDPKPIVLPQRTKVNRAAAAVEMYGVHADDVILAATPLYHSLAERLVLMAFMHGATSVVMARFSTAAWLRCVAQQRVTFTIAVSSQLRQIVTELRTPGSHDLTSLRCVVSSSAALDNATKDELLARMDCAFHECYGTSEIAIASNLDSSSAAGKLASVGCPAPGVDIRILGPGDVELPPGADGEIVCKTPMLFGGYYHRPDLTAAAMWGEYFRTGDLGCLDEDGFLYYRGRAKDLIITGGVNVYPVDVEAVVATLPTIKECAAFAVADERLGEVVGVALVCEDPAAFNLRALRMLCAERLADFQQPRHYFVVEALPKNPMGKIMKFELVRQFGKSATAAAQ, from the coding sequence ATGAGCATCAACGACAGCCGCGTCGCCCCGCCCTTCTTCGCGCATGCCGCGGCGCACCCGGACAAGCTGGCCATCTGGTGCGACGGCCGCACGGCCACGTACGCCGGGCTGTCGGCCCTCGTGCGGCGCTGGTCGTATGCGCTGGCCGAGCGCGGCGTGCAGCCCGGCGAACAGATCGGCGTGCTGCTCCCCAACAGCATCGAATTCGCCGCGCTGCTGGTCGTGGCGGCCGATCTGGGCGCCAGCCTCGTTCCGCTGAACACGTCGCTCACGCCGGACGCGGTGCGGCGCGCGTTTGCCGCCACCGAAGTGCGGCACCTGGTGGCCGGCGCCGGCCAGCTGGAAGCGCTGGCGGAAGGGTCCGCCCAGCCCGCCGTGCCCGGCTTGCAGGTGTCGGTCGACGCCGCCGTGCCCGGCGCGGTGACGTTGGACGAACTCATCGCGGCGGTCGCGGCCGACGTGCCGCCGCGCGACCTCGGCAAGCCGGAGCATGCACTGATCCTCACGATGACGTCCGGTTCGACCGGCGATCCGAAGCCGATCGTGTTGCCCCAGCGCACCAAGGTGAACCGGGCGGCGGCCGCGGTCGAGATGTATGGCGTGCATGCCGATGACGTCATCCTGGCGGCCACGCCGCTGTATCACTCGCTGGCCGAGCGCCTGGTCCTGATGGCATTCATGCATGGCGCGACGTCGGTCGTGATGGCGCGCTTTTCCACCGCCGCCTGGCTGCGCTGCGTGGCGCAGCAGCGCGTGACGTTCACGATCGCCGTGTCGTCGCAGTTGCGGCAGATCGTCACCGAGTTGCGGACGCCCGGCAGCCACGACCTCACGAGCCTGCGGTGCGTGGTGTCGTCGTCCGCCGCGCTCGACAACGCCACGAAGGACGAGCTGCTGGCGCGCATGGATTGCGCCTTTCACGAATGCTATGGCACGTCCGAGATCGCCATCGCCAGCAATCTCGACAGTTCCAGCGCGGCCGGCAAGCTGGCCTCGGTCGGCTGCCCGGCGCCCGGCGTGGATATCCGTATCCTGGGGCCTGGCGACGTCGAACTGCCGCCTGGCGCCGATGGCGAGATCGTCTGCAAGACCCCGATGCTGTTCGGCGGCTACTACCACCGGCCGGATTTGACCGCTGCCGCCATGTGGGGCGAGTACTTCCGCACCGGCGACCTGGGCTGTCTCGACGAGGACGGCTTCCTGTACTACCGCGGCCGCGCCAAGGACCTGATCATCACGGGTGGCGTGAATGTCTATCCGGTCGATGTGGAGGCGGTCGTGGCCACCCTGCCAACCATTAAAGAATGCGCGGCTTTTGCCGTAGCCGATGAAAGGCTGGGCGAGGTCGTCGGCGTGGCCCTCGTGTGCGAGGACCCGGCGGCCTTCAACCTGCGTGCCCTGCGCATGCTGTGCGCCGAGCGGCTCGCCGACTTCCAGCAGCCACGCCACTATTTCGTTGTCGAAGCACTACCGAAAAATCCGATGGGAAAGATCATGAAATTCGAGCTTGTCAGGCAGTTCGGCAAATCCGCCACGGCGGCCGCGCAATGA
- a CDS encoding DegT/DnrJ/EryC1/StrS family aminotransferase, translating to MKEAPRSPVYVTQPALAPLEEFIPYLQQIWDNKILTNGGPFHQQLEQELARYLGVPHLSLFSNGTLALMTAMQSLRITGEVITTPYSFVATAHSLLWNGIKPVFVDIEPDTFNIDPRQIEAAITPQTTAILPVHCYGRPCNVEEIEEIAANYGLKVIYDAAHAFGVQHRGSSVLNHGDLSVLSFHATKVFNTFEGGAIICKDARTKRHIDHLKNFGFADEVTVVAPGINGKMSEVNAAFGLLQLKGIDAVLAARAAVDRRYRTGLRDVPGIECPQVPEETHPNHSYFPILVQPGYPLTRDELYEKLRAAGFYARRYFYPLISEFPMYRGMPSARRDNLPVAMRLSLQVLCLPIYPDLPAERQDALIELILSV from the coding sequence ATGAAAGAGGCACCTCGCTCCCCCGTCTATGTCACGCAGCCGGCTTTGGCGCCGCTGGAAGAATTCATCCCCTACCTGCAACAGATCTGGGACAACAAGATCCTGACCAACGGCGGCCCGTTCCACCAGCAGCTGGAGCAGGAACTCGCCCGTTACCTGGGCGTGCCGCATCTGTCGCTGTTCTCGAACGGCACGCTGGCGCTGATGACGGCCATGCAATCGCTGCGCATCACCGGCGAAGTCATCACGACGCCCTATTCGTTCGTCGCCACGGCCCACTCGCTGCTGTGGAACGGCATCAAGCCCGTGTTCGTCGATATCGAGCCCGATACGTTCAACATCGACCCGCGCCAGATCGAGGCGGCCATCACCCCGCAAACGACGGCGATCCTGCCCGTGCACTGCTATGGCCGCCCCTGCAACGTGGAAGAGATCGAAGAGATTGCCGCCAACTATGGCCTGAAGGTCATCTACGATGCCGCCCATGCGTTCGGCGTGCAGCACCGCGGCAGCAGCGTGCTCAACCACGGCGACCTGTCGGTGCTGAGCTTCCATGCGACCAAGGTGTTCAATACCTTCGAGGGCGGCGCCATCATCTGCAAGGATGCCCGCACCAAGCGCCACATCGACCACCTGAAGAACTTCGGCTTCGCCGACGAAGTGACCGTCGTCGCGCCGGGCATCAACGGCAAGATGAGCGAGGTGAACGCGGCGTTCGGCCTGCTCCAGCTCAAGGGCATCGATGCCGTGCTGGCGGCCCGGGCCGCGGTGGACCGGCGCTACCGCACCGGCCTGCGCGACGTGCCGGGCATCGAATGCCCGCAAGTGCCCGAGGAAACGCACCCGAACCACTCGTATTTCCCGATCCTGGTGCAGCCTGGCTATCCGCTCACCCGCGACGAACTGTATGAAAAACTGCGGGCCGCCGGCTTCTATGCGCGGCGCTATTTCTATCCGCTGATCAGCGAATTCCCCATGTACCGGGGCATGCCGTCGGCGCGGCGCGACAACCTGCCGGTCGCCATGCGGCTGTCGCTGCAGGTGCTGTGCCTGCCGATCTATCCGGACCTTCCCGCCGAGCGGCAGGACGCGCTGATCGAGCTGATCCTTTCAGTGTAA
- a CDS encoding acetyltransferase, translating into MKTIIFGNGATARLLHSYARHSMDIVGFTADDAYVEGDTFLGLPLVPFSALERHFPPAEHAAIVAIGFIDMNGLRARRHADLAERGYRLASYVHPSVFRHDGVTIGENCIILDHVSIHPGCTIGDGTFISSNVNLGHDCRIGRFNFINSGIALAGGCVVGESCFFGVNASAAHGKTIGARNFIGANTLISNDTADDQVWLPEPAQLFRLKSRAFLKFSKMLG; encoded by the coding sequence ATGAAAACCATCATTTTCGGCAACGGCGCGACGGCCCGCCTGCTCCACTCCTATGCACGGCACAGCATGGACATCGTCGGCTTCACGGCCGACGACGCGTATGTCGAAGGCGATACGTTCCTGGGCCTGCCCCTGGTGCCCTTCAGCGCGCTGGAACGGCATTTCCCGCCGGCCGAGCACGCGGCGATCGTCGCCATCGGCTTCATCGACATGAACGGCTTGCGCGCGCGCCGCCACGCCGACCTGGCCGAACGCGGCTATCGCCTGGCCAGCTATGTCCACCCATCCGTGTTCCGGCACGACGGCGTGACCATCGGCGAGAACTGCATCATCCTCGACCACGTGTCCATCCACCCCGGCTGCACGATCGGCGACGGCACGTTCATCTCCAGCAATGTCAACCTCGGCCACGACTGCCGGATCGGGCGCTTCAACTTCATCAACTCGGGCATCGCGCTGGCCGGCGGCTGCGTGGTGGGGGAAAGCTGCTTCTTCGGGGTGAACGCCAGCGCCGCGCACGGCAAGACCATCGGCGCGCGCAACTTCATCGGCGCCAACACCTTGATCTCGAACGATACGGCGGACGACCAGGTCTGGCTGCCGGAGCCGGCACAGCTGTTCAGGTTGAAAAGCCGCGCCTTCCTCAAATTCTCGAAAATGCTGGGATAA
- a CDS encoding FkbM family methyltransferase has product MSKHPQFASPAAAADAFLAPGQAVGRYLLGRNEHAAALLDIPAIAALVDGIIDDRATEPAWRGKPVLRGEQVAAPALAVNCSMSISPVSAARRLAALGFAPLHYADLLEARPDLVPAPPFVAEMRADLAAHANEWAALAERLADDASRAVLRDLVAYRGSAHPRHMAGYTVRFDEQYFEPFMPLHGETFVDAGGFDGDTTEQFCRRDPAYRGVILFEPSGANIARARERLAGRPNIRFEEMGVSDAPGTLSFDPHAGSASAVSSSGTVSIAVTTIDEAVSEPVSFIKMDLEGWEMRALAGAARHIRADHPKLAIAVYHSAADFRHIPAYILGLRDDYAVYLRHYSEGWSETVMFFVPRTRRDTLQDQ; this is encoded by the coding sequence ATGAGTAAGCACCCGCAATTCGCTTCGCCGGCCGCGGCGGCGGATGCCTTTCTCGCGCCGGGACAGGCGGTGGGGCGCTATCTGCTCGGCCGCAACGAGCATGCCGCCGCGCTGCTGGACATTCCGGCCATCGCCGCGCTGGTCGACGGCATCATCGACGACCGCGCCACGGAACCCGCGTGGCGCGGCAAACCCGTGCTGCGCGGCGAGCAGGTAGCGGCGCCGGCGCTGGCGGTGAACTGCTCGATGTCGATCAGCCCGGTATCGGCCGCCCGCCGGCTCGCCGCGCTCGGTTTCGCGCCGCTGCATTACGCCGACCTGCTGGAGGCGCGCCCGGACCTGGTGCCGGCGCCCCCGTTCGTCGCCGAGATGCGCGCCGACCTGGCCGCCCACGCGAACGAATGGGCGGCGCTGGCCGAACGGCTGGCCGACGACGCTTCGCGCGCCGTGCTGCGCGACCTGGTCGCCTATCGCGGCAGCGCCCATCCGCGCCACATGGCGGGCTACACCGTGCGCTTCGACGAACAGTATTTCGAGCCCTTCATGCCGCTGCACGGCGAGACGTTCGTGGACGCTGGCGGCTTCGATGGCGACACCACCGAACAGTTCTGCCGGCGCGACCCGGCCTACCGCGGCGTGATCCTGTTCGAGCCCTCGGGCGCGAACATCGCCCGGGCCCGGGAGCGCCTGGCCGGCCGGCCGAACATCCGCTTCGAGGAGATGGGCGTGTCGGATGCGCCGGGAACGCTCTCCTTCGACCCGCATGCCGGGTCGGCCAGCGCCGTCAGCTCGTCGGGTACCGTGTCCATTGCGGTGACGACGATCGACGAGGCCGTCAGCGAACCGGTCAGCTTCATCAAGATGGACCTGGAAGGCTGGGAAATGCGCGCGCTGGCCGGTGCCGCGCGCCATATCCGCGCCGACCATCCGAAACTGGCGATCGCGGTGTACCACAGCGCGGCCGATTTCCGGCACATTCCCGCCTACATCCTCGGCCTGCGCGACGACTATGCCGTATACCTGCGCCATTACTCCGAGGGCTGGTCGGAAACCGTCATGTTCTTCGTGCCGCGTACGCGGCGCGACACCCTACAGGATCAATAG
- a CDS encoding class I SAM-dependent methyltransferase, protein MPTASRSTVRDIRPKVLFQLIEAMHPESNPTFSVNIPSSAIGGATLLESAVLVSLARLTGAQSFFEFGTYMGATTLLLATNSPDSAHVTTVDLPPEAIDTAAADDAALVLQDDTANDNFLRREFAAKGGACIDRAPAAIQAKVTRLLQDTRTIDPVAQGLAGRFDFIFIDGGHDYDTIASDTAVALQLARPDAVIAWHDYRSAIHQDVTRFLDGYDAPAQLVHVQNTMIAFMLTGRFANLLPD, encoded by the coding sequence ATGCCTACTGCTTCCCGCTCAACCGTCCGCGACATCCGCCCCAAGGTGCTGTTCCAGCTGATCGAGGCGATGCACCCGGAGTCGAATCCCACGTTCTCCGTGAACATCCCCAGCAGCGCGATCGGCGGCGCCACGCTGCTGGAAAGCGCCGTGCTGGTCAGCCTGGCCAGGCTGACGGGCGCGCAGTCGTTCTTCGAATTCGGCACCTACATGGGTGCGACCACGCTGCTGCTGGCCACCAACTCGCCGGACTCCGCCCACGTGACGACGGTGGACCTGCCGCCCGAAGCCATCGACACGGCGGCGGCGGACGACGCCGCGCTCGTGTTGCAGGACGATACGGCCAACGACAATTTCCTGCGCCGCGAATTCGCCGCCAAGGGCGGCGCCTGCATCGACCGCGCGCCCGCCGCCATCCAGGCGAAGGTGACGCGCCTGCTGCAGGACACGCGCACGATCGACCCGGTGGCGCAGGGCCTGGCCGGCCGTTTCGACTTCATCTTCATCGACGGCGGCCACGACTACGACACGATCGCCAGCGATACGGCCGTCGCCCTGCAACTGGCGCGGCCCGACGCGGTCATCGCCTGGCATGACTACCGGTCGGCGATCCACCAGGACGTGACGCGCTTCCTGGACGGCTACGATGCGCCGGCCCAGCTGGTGCACGTGCAGAACACGATGATCGCCTTCATGCTGACGGGGCGTTTCGCCAACCTGCTTCCGGACTGA
- a CDS encoding tetratricopeptide repeat protein: MKNTSDLAASSGDGAPSSSPSLAPSLALEQAAAALARGDHVTALSLLRPLADLQAPSAALSPAQSSDLWRLLAEAVQAQGGDPLPELVRWVESDPGNSTAHLQLGHALQDHGELAAASNSYRHALSADPANLEALVELGSVEQGMGNHGVAVECYQLALKLAPKLHQLYPSLASGLHALGRYEEASAAWSKALRLLGDDALYHYGRAESLRAWGRLGEALNASERAVKLVPDDPAALQQLASLQMALGKTRDSALNFGKALLGDPHNVQAHIDFAAVLHQLGLDDEALAHLRDALRIDPQSWLAAGNLGGLLVELGRHAEAVPLLRQALEIKPDYAFALNNLGTALHTLGQRDTAVDYFRAAIGADPGFIDAYRNLSVVLSQLGRHRESFENSVVAMALAPDDAELLLNLANAQAAMGQLDRSIAHLRKAARLDPKAANIRSNLAHYLSVAGDTAAAIEMSRQAIALDPAFTGAHSNLLFYLAHGDADIAASRAAHETYAKQFERQDRWIGRHETDNDPDRRIRLAFISGDLYHHAVANFIRPVLEQLRHDPSLELVIYYTNTVNDSVNAALRASVPLWRDVSDLADDALEALIRADRIDVLVDLSGHTGFNRLHVLARKPAPVQVTWIGYPGTTGLRAVDYFLTDPHLLPPGRFDDHYSERIAYLPASAVFQPADEQVDVNPLPALHNGHLTFGSFNRANKIHAGVVQLWAKVLAAVPDSRLLLGALTSDGQKAAMREQFQAAGIGGERLVFHERGSMRDYLALHHQVDLCLDTFPYTGGTTTLHGLWMGVPIVTLAGATTSGRTSAAILSHLGLNDFIAETPEQFVRAAAGWAGRTEELAALRAALRERLEQSALARPDRLAANLSAMVRLMWHRWCSGMPADTLYLEPAGQPPAALEE, from the coding sequence GCCCGCGCAGTCATCGGATCTGTGGCGACTCCTCGCCGAAGCCGTCCAGGCGCAAGGAGGCGACCCGCTGCCGGAGCTCGTCCGCTGGGTCGAAAGCGATCCCGGCAATTCCACCGCACACCTTCAACTGGGCCACGCCCTGCAAGACCATGGCGAGCTCGCTGCCGCGAGCAACAGCTACCGCCATGCGCTGAGCGCCGATCCCGCTAACCTCGAAGCGCTCGTCGAACTCGGCAGCGTCGAACAGGGCATGGGCAACCACGGCGTGGCCGTCGAGTGCTACCAGCTCGCCCTGAAACTGGCTCCCAAGCTGCACCAACTCTATCCTTCGCTGGCCTCGGGCCTGCACGCGCTGGGCCGCTACGAGGAAGCCAGCGCGGCGTGGTCGAAGGCACTGCGGCTCCTTGGCGACGATGCCCTGTACCACTACGGGCGCGCCGAGTCGCTGCGCGCCTGGGGCCGGCTGGGGGAAGCCCTCAACGCCAGCGAGCGGGCCGTCAAGCTAGTGCCGGACGATCCGGCCGCGCTGCAGCAGCTGGCGTCGCTGCAGATGGCGCTGGGCAAGACGCGCGACAGCGCGCTCAATTTCGGCAAGGCCCTGCTGGGCGACCCGCACAATGTGCAGGCGCACATCGACTTCGCCGCGGTGCTGCACCAGCTCGGGCTCGACGACGAAGCGCTGGCCCACCTGCGGGACGCGCTGCGCATCGATCCGCAGTCCTGGCTCGCGGCGGGCAACCTCGGCGGCCTGCTGGTGGAACTGGGGCGCCACGCCGAGGCCGTTCCCCTGTTGCGCCAGGCGCTCGAGATCAAGCCCGACTATGCCTTTGCCTTGAACAATCTGGGCACGGCCTTGCATACGCTGGGCCAGCGCGACACCGCGGTCGACTACTTCCGTGCGGCGATCGGCGCGGACCCGGGCTTCATCGATGCCTATCGCAACCTGTCCGTCGTGCTCAGCCAGCTGGGCCGGCACCGCGAATCGTTCGAGAACAGCGTGGTCGCGATGGCCCTGGCGCCCGACGATGCCGAGCTGCTTCTCAACCTCGCCAATGCGCAGGCCGCGATGGGCCAGCTCGACCGGTCGATCGCCCACCTGCGCAAGGCCGCGCGGCTCGATCCGAAGGCGGCCAACATCCGCTCGAACCTCGCGCATTACCTGAGCGTGGCCGGCGACACCGCGGCGGCCATCGAGATGAGCCGGCAAGCGATCGCGCTCGATCCGGCGTTCACCGGCGCCCATTCGAACCTGCTGTTCTACCTGGCCCATGGCGATGCCGACATCGCGGCGTCGCGGGCCGCGCACGAGACCTACGCGAAGCAGTTCGAGCGCCAGGACCGCTGGATCGGGCGGCACGAGACGGACAACGACCCCGACCGGCGCATCCGGCTGGCCTTCATCTCGGGCGACCTCTACCACCACGCCGTGGCCAATTTCATCCGCCCGGTGCTGGAACAGCTGCGCCACGATCCATCGCTCGAGCTGGTGATCTACTACACCAACACCGTGAACGACAGCGTGAACGCGGCGCTGCGCGCCAGCGTGCCGTTGTGGCGCGACGTCAGCGATCTTGCGGACGACGCTCTGGAAGCCCTGATCCGCGCCGACCGCATCGATGTGCTCGTCGACCTGTCGGGCCACACCGGCTTCAACCGGCTGCACGTGCTGGCCCGCAAGCCCGCACCGGTGCAGGTAACGTGGATCGGCTATCCCGGCACGACCGGGCTGCGCGCGGTCGATTATTTCCTGACCGACCCGCACCTGTTGCCGCCGGGCCGCTTCGACGACCACTACAGCGAACGCATCGCCTACCTGCCCGCGTCTGCCGTGTTCCAGCCCGCCGACGAGCAGGTGGACGTCAACCCGTTGCCCGCCCTGCACAACGGCCACCTCACGTTCGGCAGCTTCAACCGCGCCAACAAGATCCATGCCGGGGTCGTGCAATTGTGGGCCAAGGTCCTGGCGGCTGTGCCGGATTCGCGCCTGCTGCTGGGTGCCCTGACGAGCGACGGCCAGAAGGCGGCAATGCGCGAGCAGTTCCAGGCCGCCGGGATCGGCGGCGAGCGCCTGGTATTCCATGAACGTGGGAGCATGCGCGATTACCTGGCCCTGCACCACCAGGTCGACCTGTGCCTCGACACCTTCCCCTATACGGGCGGCACGACGACCCTGCACGGATTGTGGATGGGCGTGCCGATCGTCACGCTGGCGGGGGCGACGACGTCCGGCCGCACCAGCGCGGCGATCCTGAGCCACCTGGGGCTGAACGACTTCATCGCGGAAACGCCGGAGCAATTCGTGCGCGCTGCCGCCGGCTGGGCCGGCAGGACGGAGGAACTCGCCGCTTTGCGCGCCGCGCTGCGCGAGCGCCTGGAGCAATCGGCCCTGGCCCGCCCCGACCGGCTCGCCGCCAACCTGAGCGCGATGGTGCGGCTCATGTGGCACCGCTGGTGCAGCGGCATGCCGGCCGACACCCTCTACCTGGAGCCGGCCGGCCAGCCCCCGGCCGCGCTCGAGGAATGA
- a CDS encoding Gfo/Idh/MocA family oxidoreductase, which translates to MMSTQSGTMPTTPLRIAFIGGAVNSAVGYSHFVASTMDRRWELVAGCFSTQEEDNRETAAAYGIPADRLYASWPDLVAAERGRIDAVAILTPIPAHHDMVAGCMRAGIPVICEKALAGTPEEARALLQLRDELGAFLGITYNYTGYPMLRELARKVRSGQLGRILHFQAEMPQEGFVRTDGRGNKPSPQPWRLADGAVPTLHLDLGTHLHQIVHYLTGERPLDLVADQNHYGWFDGVVDNSSCLARYSGDIQGQFWFSKSALGHRNGLRIRIYGDLASAEWYQLSPEELLVSHRDGRRELLDRAGACDVATARRYNRFKAGHPAGFLEAFANLYGDLADCLQQYRATGTWQSAEVFSAELALEGLHFLEAMVRSTQSRGWVAVQR; encoded by the coding sequence ATGATGAGCACGCAATCCGGCACGATGCCCACCACGCCCCTGCGCATCGCCTTCATCGGCGGCGCCGTCAACTCCGCCGTGGGCTATTCGCATTTCGTCGCCAGCACCATGGACCGCCGCTGGGAACTGGTGGCCGGCTGCTTCAGCACGCAGGAAGAGGACAACCGCGAGACGGCGGCCGCCTATGGCATTCCCGCCGATCGCCTGTATGCGAGCTGGCCGGACCTGGTGGCAGCCGAGCGCGGCCGCATCGACGCCGTCGCGATCCTCACGCCGATTCCGGCGCATCACGACATGGTGGCCGGCTGCATGCGCGCGGGCATTCCCGTCATCTGCGAAAAGGCGCTGGCCGGCACGCCGGAAGAGGCGCGCGCGCTGCTCCAGCTGCGCGACGAGCTCGGCGCCTTCCTCGGCATCACGTACAACTACACCGGCTACCCGATGCTGCGCGAACTGGCGCGCAAGGTCCGTTCGGGGCAGCTGGGCCGTATCCTGCACTTCCAGGCCGAGATGCCGCAGGAAGGCTTCGTGCGCACCGACGGCCGCGGCAACAAGCCGTCGCCGCAGCCCTGGCGCCTGGCCGACGGCGCGGTGCCGACCCTGCACCTGGACCTGGGCACGCACCTGCACCAGATCGTGCATTACCTCACCGGCGAACGCCCGCTCGACCTGGTGGCGGACCAGAACCACTATGGCTGGTTCGACGGCGTGGTCGACAATTCCAGCTGCCTGGCCCGCTACAGCGGCGACATCCAGGGCCAGTTCTGGTTCAGCAAGTCCGCGCTCGGCCACCGCAACGGCTTGCGCATCCGCATCTATGGCGACCTCGCGTCGGCCGAGTGGTACCAGCTGTCGCCCGAGGAATTGCTCGTGTCGCACCGCGACGGCCGCCGCGAGCTGCTCGACCGGGCCGGCGCGTGCGACGTCGCCACCGCGCGCCGCTACAACCGCTTCAAGGCCGGCCACCCGGCCGGCTTCCTGGAAGCCTTCGCCAACCTGTATGGCGACCTGGCGGACTGCCTGCAGCAGTATCGCGCCACCGGCACGTGGCAGTCGGCCGAAGTGTTCAGCGCCGAGCTGGCGCTGGAAGGCCTGCACTTCCTGGAAGCGATGGTGCGCTCCACGCAATCGCGCGGCTGGGTAGCCGTGCAACGCTGA